From the Cryptococcus neoformans var. neoformans JEC21 chromosome 6 sequence genome, the window gAGGCCAGTCTTCCCAGATATCACCACCATCAGAGCCGGCTTGTTTGGCTTGACGTTCAGCCTCGAGCTGGGCGAATTCGTCGGGGGAGAGGACGCCGGCGGAAGAGATGGTGACCGCCTGGTCGGGACGGTCGGATGTGGTGGGGATGTTTTCGATGCGGCGGACGAGGGAGCGGTTGTAGATGACTCGGCCGAACACGACGTGCTTCCCATCGAGATGTGGGGTGGGGACGCTAATATAATGAAAGCAAATGTTAGCCGCTGTCTGTGGTTCGTCAAGACCAGACGAATGTAAAAACGTCCCGTGTTTTCTACCTCTTACATGAGACGAGAAGACTTACGTAGTAATAAAGAATTGAGATCCATTAGTACCAGGTCCGGCATTAGCCATGGAAAGAAGCATAGGCTTATCGTGCTTCAATTCAAAgttttcatcctcaaactttcctcatcaagtCAGCCAACGcaaaacaaacaaaacaCAAAGCACTCCTCTAGAatctttggaggaggacggagGATTCGACTAACCTTCTCGCCATAGATGGACTCTCCACCGGTTCCGTCGCCCCTGGTAAAGTCACCACCTTGCAGCATGAAGCCCTTGATGCACCTGTGGAAGCTAGACCCGGCATACGCGAGCTTAACGCCGGCTTCGTTGGTCTTGTCTCCGATACAGAGGTGCTTAAAGTTGTTGGCAGTCTACAAAAACTAATGGTTAATAATCGTGGGATCCATGATAGCCAGACATTTGCCCCGATCTCCCTGCCTACTGCAACTGACTCTTGAGGCTGCAGGCATGGTGGCCAGAGATGCATAAACAGACATACCTTGGGGACAACATCGTCAAAGAGCTCGAAAGTGAGCCTACCAGCAGGCTCGTTGGCGATGGTGATGTCAAAATAGGCGATGGTATTGGACATCTGGACGTTTCGACTCCGATGGCGTTAGAAAGATGCGtgtgaaaaggaaggatgggatggaagagagaatagaTTTATATTTATATTCGtttctccccttccaaaACGGATGAGCGACCTTCGAGAGAGTTCGAGAAAGGTGGTGGTTGAGGTTTGAGAACAAACAGCCAGTCCCGGGGGGCTTACGATATGCTCTGAATAAAA encodes:
- a CDS encoding peptidyl-prolyl cis-trans isomerase, putative; the encoded protein is MSNTIAYFDITIANEPAGRLTFELFDDVVPKTANNFKHLCIGDKTNEAGVKLAYAGSSFHRCIKGFMLQGGDFTRGDGTGGESIYGEKFEDENFELKHDKPMLLSMANAGPGTNGSQFFITTVPTPHLDGKHVVFGRVIYNRSLVRRIENIPTTSDRPDQAVTISSAGVLSPDEFAQLEAERQAKQAGSDGGDIWEDWPQDEEGVDAEKPEEALVVAGKLKEVGTKEFKAGNFAVALDKYQKALRYLDVHPVLPNDSPAELVESFRSLRLPLLTNAALCALKLPASPNTSSLVVSLTSRALTLPNLSASEKGKALYRRAQAYVLKKDDEAAEKDLKGALECVPGDAGVIKLLKDVEAKRKARREKERQAFAKMFG